GCTCTGTAGGAGGAGGCGTGCTCCCGCTGCTTGTGATTGGACGTGGGTTTGTCCCGCGGTTTGTGGTTGGACACGGGGGCCATCTCGTGGCCGTTGATCTggccctcctgctcctccagcagggaGGGCGTGGTGGAGCGGCTGCTGCCCCCTCGGTCCGGATACATGTCATCGGTCCAATTGTTAGCCCCTCCTCTCGGCAGATCCACGCCCCGCCCCTCCACCAGCACCTGTATCTCAGCCCCGCCCTGATCGTCCACGGCGCTCTGCCGCATGAAGCAGGCGTTTCTGGGGCGATGGCCGTGTTTGAGCGGGCTGTGGGGGGGCGAGGTGGGTACGCTCAGCACAGGGCTCAGATCAGGTGTTATCACAGGCGGCGTGGTGTCCGGAGTGCATAGCTCCGGACTGTCTGTTCCCGTGGAGATGACCTCGTGGTCTTTGTCCTTGGCGTCTTGGTGTTTGGGCCGCTGACACTCGAGCCCTGTGaacacaggaggagagcagcACCAGTGATTTGGCAGCAGTCCACAGCAAAGTGTGAGCGCGACGAGAAGAGAAACCAACCGAACCTCAGGCTCACAGAGGATTAATGCAGGGAATATAATTTGAATCCTGGCAGGCTAATCCTGAGTAGTTTGCTGTTTATTATGAGATCAAAATGTATAACACAGTACAGCAAATCCATGTATTTTATTAATCTACAGATCAGAATCTTCTGTAGGTTTTACTGTGTGAGTGCAGTCCCCCTGTTTAGTCACGACTCATGACTAATTGTAACAAAGCAGGTCTCTGTggggaaattaaaaaaaggccGAGTACAATGGGAGCAGTGAAGCTGAGAATAAACAGTTTAAAGTTTGCAGGCTGGACAGCAAACCGTGGAACTGATTCAAAGGTAGTGACTGTATTTTAACTTGATGGATTATTTTACcccaaaaataaatcaaaactgCAGAAATGGATCTTTTCATCTAGAGAAAACTTCAAGTTAATAAAGTTTCCAAAGGAATCCACTTTCTACAGTCTGATGCTAGTTTACTGGAGTCTTCACTACCGTTCATTGCTATTTTTCTCCATTAATATTGATGTATAGTTCTTTACATCTGACACAGATTGAACTCAGGTTTGAAATCTGTAGGTTTGCCTTAAACAGTCTGAACAGTCTGCTACGTCAGAACACAGTTTAGGTTTAGCCATGACAGCCAcagtcagtgctgctgggcTCTCATTCAgtactttatatatatttgtatgaaATTTCAGCGCCTGTTGTGTACTCACCGTTGCCGTAGATATTAAACGAAGGTGAGAGCTCTTTGGCAGCTATCCGAGCCAGTCGACACTCCTCCCTGGCTTTCTGTGCCACGCCCTCAGCTGCCTCCGCCTTCCCACGAGCGTGGCTCATCCTGAACACGGCAGGTAGAAACACATTCTTTACTGGTTAATGGTCATGTTGTTTGTGACAGCCTGGATTTCAGTCTGTAATAAATGTCTCTGCATCATGATGAATGGGTTTGTTTGTAAAATCTAAAtcacgtgtgtgtgttacctcgaCATGGCGATCTCTGCTTTCTGCTTGGCGATGTCTGCGGCCTTCTCAGCAGCTTCCACGGCCCGATCTACCTTCTCCCGGATTTTGCTGGCCCTCAGTGGGATCAGATTCTTGCGTTTTCCGCTCACCAACACATTCTGCTTGTACTTCCCTTCCTCTTTGGTGCCATCGGGGAATGTGGTGCAGCCATACCCGTGCCTCTTGTTTCCCGCCCATTCGCCTGCGTAATGCAGGCCGTCCGAGCGCCTGCTCACGCCCCAGCCGGCCCTCTGGTCGCTCCGCCACTCTCCGGCGTACATTTCGGTGACGGTGGCATCCACTGGGGCACCCTGCTCGCTCTCGCTGGCGTTGGAGTGGATGTCAGATGCGGCAGAGCTGACAGTACTCATGCCAGCCTCGCTGCAGAATGAGCTCTGCTTGCTGAGCTGACTGGCCAGAGAACTTTTAGACTCGGAGCGCCGCAGCTTCAGGCCGCTCAGGATGGACTGCCGGAAGCGgccttttctcttcctctgacgCTCAGCCTCACTCGGAGCTGTCAGAGCAAACCCACCTCGGCCCACCGGGCTTCCCGCCAGCCCAGCCACCACACTGTCAGTAGGCGTGGTGGCAACGCCGTCCTCGAGCACAGCCGGAGGGCCGTGGCTATGCTCGGAGCGGAGAGAGTTTATGGATGTTCGCAGAGGGAAAAGGATGACAGCCGCCATGCCGTACGGTACACTCTGCCGCACGCCATAGCCATGACGCATCCCTCCCAGCCACTGGCCTTGGTAGGTTCCTGAaagatggacagagacacaggaagaCTTCAGCATTGTGCACTACATTAGCAGACGCATTAGCTGAATGTTCAAGCAGCAAACTTTGGGACTGAGTTGTGAAACTAATGTGGAAGTCCTAAAAAAATAGTTCCTcgagtgtccactagaggcggGATCCAAAAACGAGTCCATCCCCATAGCCCCCCTGGTAGAcgtaaatattttaaattcagACTTTCTCTGTCTGCACCCTGTGTGGAGAACAGCACATTGAAACAAACCACACTTCCCAGAAACCCGACACTTCACCTCTCAGTC
This portion of the Parambassis ranga chromosome 3, fParRan2.1, whole genome shotgun sequence genome encodes:
- the LOC114432881 gene encoding junctophilin-3-like, producing the protein MSTGGRFDFDDGGSYCGGWEQGKAHGRGVCTGPQGQGEYAGAWSHGFEVLGVYTWPSGNSYQGTWAQGKRHGIGVESKGRWEYRGEWTQGFKGRYGQLESTASGARYEGTWSNGLQDGYGTETYSDGGTYQGQWLGGMRHGYGVRQSVPYGMAAVILFPLRTSINSLRSEHSHGPPAVLEDGVATTPTDSVVAGLAGSPVGRGGFALTAPSEAERQRKRKGRFRQSILSGLKLRRSESKSSLASQLSKQSSFCSEAGMSTVSSAASDIHSNASESEQGAPVDATVTEMYAGEWRSDQRAGWGVSRRSDGLHYAGEWAGNKRHGYGCTTFPDGTKEEGKYKQNVLVSGKRKNLIPLRASKIREKVDRAVEAAEKAADIAKQKAEIAMSRMSHARGKAEAAEGVAQKAREECRLARIAAKELSPSFNIYGNGLECQRPKHQDAKDKDHEVISTGTDSPELCTPDTTPPVITPDLSPVLSVPTSPPHSPLKHGHRPRNACFMRQSAVDDQGGAEIQVLVEGRGVDLPRGGANNWTDDMYPDRGGSSRSTTPSLLEEQEGQINGHEMAPVSNHKPRDKPTSNHKQREHASSYRAWEHSVSNQKPSKHASSNHKLREYSSSNHKTWDHSSTNHKACEHASSNYKPQVHILSNHKALEHNMSNHKTSEHASSNHKSQDYISSNHNAKDHMSSSYNPREHVYSNHHPKQHNPSNHKLNEHAVIDQRLDGLTGGWTAESTLRWSPAHSRLTEQDEERMNDYTVDMRLQCPDSQASRGLGKESPAPKNNRLRSRGLRPVREGSMDSVQMLDNLNVGAELEEWPLHRDLTLSPPLKSQPITLEQEGEHLTLKSNSGSSSILVVMVILLNIGVAILFIHFFI